One region of Salvelinus namaycush isolate Seneca chromosome 3, SaNama_1.0, whole genome shotgun sequence genomic DNA includes:
- the LOC120044526 gene encoding reprimo-like protein, producing MNGSFFDQAQGALFNRSQVLAGTLVNCCNGTDVATSDGGSLALPSDERKLFISRVVQIAVLCVLSLTVMFGIFFLGCNLMIKSESMINFMVKDRRPSKDVEAPVMIGLS from the coding sequence ATGAACGGCTCCTTCTTCGACCAAGCCCAGGGCGCACTATTCAACAGGAGCCAAGTCCTCGCCGGTACTCTGGTGAACTGCTGCAACGGGACGGACGTGGCAACCAGTGACGGCGGCTCGCTGGCGCTGCCTTCGGACGAGCGGAAACTCTTTATCAGTCGCGTCGTACAGATCGCGGTCCTGTGCGTACTGTCGCTCACCGTCATGTTTGGCATCTTTTTCCTCGGCTGCAACCTCATGATCAAATCGGAGAGTATGATTAACTTTATGGTGAAGGACCGGAGACCTTCCAAAGACGTAGAGGCGCCGGTGATGATAGGACTCAGCTAG
- the LOC120035613 gene encoding integrin beta-3-like, giving the protein MGTFFDRLWIFSALLLASSEVLGSNICTSRGVSTCRQCLAIHPSCAWCFKEEFGQGGSSVSRCDLKQNLLDGGCTKEGLEFPFSTLTVQKDTPLSDKASGAADDVTQIRPQKLRLTLRPDDARRFTVTVKQVEDYPVDLYYLMDLSYSMKDDLARLRSLGNQLAAAMGRTTSNLRMGFGAFVDKPLSPYMYTYPEEAVSNPCYGIQTRCLPQFGYKHVLSLTKQVERFTEEVAKQQVSRNRDSPEGGFDAVIQAVVCKDKIGWRGDASHLLVFTTDATTHIALDGRLAGLVQPNDGQCHIDRDNNYDKSSSLDYPSLALITEKMSENNINLIFAVTNNVVPLYQNYSQLIPGTTVGTLSDDSGNVIQLILDAYERIRSKVELELLGVPEDLALSFNATCLNGELIQGLKSCSGLKIGDTVSFSVEARLRGCPKEKNRTFTIKPVGFKDALEVTVHFACGCDCEATAQPESPLCNQGNGTYECGVCQCHPGRLGDRCECADGDYRPSDQGNCSPKPEDPICSGRGNCVCGQCSCHTSGFGKVWGKYCECDDFNCLRFKGEICSGHGKCDCGFCKCGSDWMGENCNCSTRTDTCMSSMGLLCSGRGQCVCGACECTQPGAYGATCERCPTCPDACSIKKECVECKHFKRGRLFEEKSCARICRDEIQKVEELVFYEKNAVNCTYKDENDCVEHFQYYEDASGKSILYVMEPDCPKGPDILVVLMAVAGAILFLGLAGLLIWKLLVTVHDRREFAKFEEERAKAKWDTANNPLYKGATTTFTNVTYRGKS; this is encoded by the exons ATGGGAACTTTTTTTGACCGACTATGGATATTTTCTGCTTTATTATTAGCTTCTTCTGAAGTTCTTG GCTCAAACATCTGCACATCTCGAGGGGTGAGCACCTGCAGACAGTGTTTGGCTATCCACCCTAGCTGTGCTTGGTGCTTTAAGGAA GAGTTTGGCCAAGGGGGCTCCAGTGTGTCCCGTTGTGATCTGAAGCAGAACCTGTTGGATGGGGGGTGTACGAAGGAGGGGCTAGAGTTCCCCTTCAGTACCCTCACCGTGCAGAAAGACACGCCCCTCAGTGACAAGGCATCGGGGGCGGCTGACGACGTAACCCAGATCAGACCCCAGAAACTACGCCTCACTCTGAGACCAG atgaTGCCAGGCGTTTCACAGTGACAGTGAAGCAGGTGGAGGACTACCCAGTTGACCTGTACTATCTGATGGACCTCTCCTACTCCATGAAGGACGACTTGGCCCGCCTGCGTTCCCTGGGCAACCAGCTGGCTGCAGCCATGGGTCGCACCACCAGCAACCTGCGTATGGGCTTTGGGGCCTTTGTGGACAAGCCCCTGTCCCCATATATGTACACCTACCCTGAGGAAGCTGTCAGTAACCCTTGCTATGG GATCCAGACGCGGTGCCTGCCTCAGTTTGGCTACAAGCATGTGCTGTCTCTGACCAAGCAGGTGGAGCGCTTCACCGAGGAGGTGGCGAAGCAGCAGGTGTCTCGTAACAGAGACTCTCCAGAGGGAGGCTTTGACGCGGTTATACAGGCAGTGGTGTGCAag GACAAGATAGGCTGGCGTGGGGATGCCTCCCACCTGTTGGTGTTCACTACCGACGCTACGACACACATAGCCTTGGACGGCCGGCTGGCTGGTCTAGTGCAGCCCAATGACGGACAGTGTCACATCGACAGAGACAACAACTATGACAAGTCGTCATCCCTG GACTACCCCTCTCTGGCTCTGATCACAGAGAAGATGTCTGAGAACAACATCAACCTCATTTTTGCTGTGACCAACAATGTGGTGCCCCTCTACCAG AACTACAGCCAGCTCATTCCTGGCACCACAGTTGGAACACTGTCGGATGACTCTGGGAATGTGATCCAACTCATCCTGGATGCTTACGAG AGGATCCGTTCCAAGGTGGAGCTGGAGTTGCTGGGTGTTCCAGAGGACCTGGCTCTGTCCTTCAACGCCACCTGCCTGAACGGAGAGCTCATCCAGGGACTCAAGTCCTGCTCCGGACTTAAGATCGGAGACACA GTGTCGTTcagtgtggaggccaggttaCGCGGCTGCCCTAAGGAGAAGAACCGTACCTTCACCATTAAGCCTGTGGGCTTCAAGGACGCCCTGGAGGTTACGGTCCACTTCGCCTGCGGGTGTGACTGTGAGGCCACAGCCCAGCCCGAGAGTCCTCTCTGTAACCAGGGAAATGGGACCTACGAGTGTGGTGTGTGCCAGTGTCACCCGGGGCGCCTGGGAGACCGCTGTGAGTGTGCCGACGGGGACTACAGGCCCTCAGACCAAGGCAACTGCAGCCCCAAACCTGAGGACCCCATCTGCAGTGGGAGGGGCAACTGTGTGTGTGGCCAGTGCTCCTGCCACACTAGTGGCTTTGGAAAGGTGTGGGGCAAATACTGCGAGTGTGATGACTTCAACTGCCTTCGCTTCAAAGGAGAGATCTGCTCAG GCCATGGGAAATGTGACTGTGGCTTCTGCAAGTGTGGCTCTGACTGGATGGGGGAGAACTGTAACTGTTCCACCCGGACAGACACCTGCATGTCCAGTATGGGCCTGCTGTGCAGCGGCcggggccagtgtgtgtgtggggcctgCGAGTGCACCCAGCCAGGGGCCTACGGGGCCACTTGTGAGAGGTGTCCGACCTGCCCTGATGCCTGCAGCATCAAAAA GGAATGTGTTGAATGTAAGCACTTCAAGAGAGGCCGTCTTTTTGAGGAGAAAAGCTGTGCCCGAATCTGCAGGGATGAAATTCAGAAGGTGGAAGAACTAG TCTTCTATGAGAAGAATGCTGTGAACTGCACCTATAAGGATGAGAATGACTGTGTAGAGCACTTCCAGTACTACGAGGATGCCAGTGGAAAGTCCATCCTATATGTCATGGAGCCTG acTGCCCTAAAGGGCCTGATATCCTGGTGGTTCTCATGGCGGTGGCGGGGGCCATCTTGTTTCTGGGTCTGGCTGGCCTGCTCATCTGGAAGCTGCTGGTCACCGTTCATGACCGCCGAGAGTTCGCCAAGTTTGAGGAGGAGAGGGCTAAGGCCAAATGGGATACG GCTAACAACCCCTTGTACAAAGGAGCCACCACCACTTTCACCAATGTCACCTACCGTGGGAAGTCTTGA
- the LOC120043996 gene encoding tRNA N(3)-methylcytidine methyltransferase METTL2-like produces MAAPITLGGIVEQNITETGQILPESTSGELKRPPFGTRFLTDPRQVFQHNAWDNVEWTEEQEAAAKKKVQENSQPLPQEKQEDFDCRANEYWNEFYTIHENRFFKDRHWLFTEFPELAPQCRLNRDSCIGDHRAEDNEPHGLEQCQGQSSEVTPLAPVDGDFPGSSAMYRILEVGCGVGNTVFPILKTNNDPGLFVYCCDFSSTAVELVKANSEYDPGRCYAFVHDLGDEGAIYPVPDASMGVIVLIFVLSALHPDKMQASISRLARLLKPGGVLLLRDYGRYDMAQLRFKKGRCLSDNFYVRGDGTRVYFFTQGIHPSQGLQSHIYLRH; encoded by the exons ATGGCAGCGCCCATTACTCTGGGAGGGATAGTGGAGCAAAACATCACTGAAACGGGACAAATATTACCAGAATCCACATCTGGAGAACTGAAAAGACCTCCGTTTGGAACCCGTTTCCTGACAGACCCACGTCAAGTTTTTCAACATAACGCATG GGACAATGTGGAGTGGACAGAGGAGCAAGAGGCAGCTGCCAAGAAGAAGGTCCAAGAAAACAGTCAGCCCCTCCCTCAAGAGAAGCAAG AGGACTTTGACTGCAGGGCGAACGAGTACTGGAATGAATTCTACACCATCCATGAGAATCGCTTCTTCAAAGACCGCCACTGGCTCTTCACAGAGTTCCCTGAGCTGGCCCCACAGTGTCGCCTCAACCGGGACTCCTGTATTGGGGACCATAGAGCTGAGGACAATGAACCACATGGTCTCGAACAGTGTCAGGGCCAAAGCAGTGAAGTCACCCCTCTGGCCCCTGTAGATGGTGACTTCCCTGGATCCAGTGCCATGTATCGCATACTGGAG GTTGGCTGTGGTGTTGGCAACACTGTCTTTCCCATTCTGAAGACCAACAA TGACCCTGGGCTCTTTGTCTACTGCTGTGATTTCTCCAGCACCGCTGTAGAGCTGGTCAAG GCTAATTCAGAGTATGACCCCGGGCGCTGCTATGCCTTTGTTCATGACCTGGGTGATGAGGGAGCTATTTACCCTGTCCCAGACGCCAGCATGGGTGTTATAGTGCTCATCTTCGTGCTCTCAGCCCTGCATCCTGACAA GATGCAGGCCTCCATCAGCAGACTGGCTCGGCTGCTGAAGCCTGGAGGAGTGCTGCTGCTCAGGGACTATGGGCGCTATGACATGGCACAGCTACGCTTCAAGAAAG GAAGGTGTTTGTCAGATAACTTTTATGTCCGGGGTGATGGAACACGAGTCTATTTCTTCACACAag GTATCCATCCCTCCCAGGGGTTGCAGTCCCACATCTACCTCAGACACTAG